A section of the Alligator mississippiensis isolate rAllMis1 chromosome 8, rAllMis1, whole genome shotgun sequence genome encodes:
- the LOC132252145 gene encoding syncytin-2-like, translating to MWKVVLYLSLGFLGSEGLLHRKFEKNQNVWIYLVKEVVNTTHFCLAGGTSVQEVFTSCLIPTPLEMLQSQTWLKNFDLSGFNLWNTAYEWGPNTQKRNVSTFSIDLLTVTSPSNTSCAQFVNCTKVCENLTREERTFNCSNKTNVSYCTGNVILASGWFLLCGKTAYSYIPANATGGPCTLGRLTVWLPKMSKTSYRRHRRSSSQLDESCDSNINLLSKAKAVSLAVSIVGLPALAVDNHGQISKVACALAKSLNTTSQALAALSTKMKELRGAMLQNRAAIDYLLLRHNHGCEEFDGMCCFNLTDNSELIESKVQKLQDILLQIKQDDRFDFSWLTSWLPNFSWLKQMFLLIVAGICIFLMICCGEQCVPMCCDSLKKLIPTPVNRVMFMKPSVMDPIQKN from the coding sequence atgtggaaagtagttctttaCCTAAGTCTAGGGTTTCTAGGGTCGGAGGGATTGTTACATCGAAAATTTGAGAAAAACCAAAATGTGTGGATTTACTTGGTAAAAGAGGTGGTGAACACAACTCATTTCTGTTTGGCTGGTGGAACGTCAGTTCAAGAAGTGTTTACCTCATGCCTCATACCTACTCCATTAGAAATGCTCCAAAGTCAGACTTGGCTAAAAAACTTCGACCTTTCAGGGTTTAATCTCTGGAATACGGCCTATGAGTGGGGACCCAATACTCAGAAGAGAAACGTTAGTACCTTTTCGATAGATTTGCTAACCGTGACCTCACCTAGTAACACCAGTTGTGCTCAATTTGTAAATTGTACCAAAGTTTGTGAAAACCTAACCCGAGAGGAAAGGACTTTCAATTGTTCAAACAAAACCAACGTGTCTTATTGTACTGGTAATGTCATACTAGCCTCAGgatggttcctcctttgtgggaaaaCCGCTTATTCGTACATCCCAGCTAATGCAACAGGGGGACCCTGTACTCTTGGCAGGTTAACTGTCTGGTTACCAAAGATGTCTAAAACTTCCTACAGGCGCCACCGAAGAAGTTCTAGCCAGCTAGACGAGTCCTGTGATAGTAACATAAACCTCCTCAGTAAGGCCAAGGCAGTGTCTTTAGCAGTCTCTATAGTAGGTTTACCAGCCCTGGCGGTAGACAACCATGGTCAGATAAGCAAAGTGGCCTGTGCCTTAGCGAAGAGCCTAAACACGAcctcacaggccctagctgccctcagcACCAAGATGAAAGAACTGCGGGGGGCTATGCTGCAGAATAGGGCAGCCATAGACTACCTGTTACTGAGACATAACCATGGGTGTGAAGAGTTCGATGGGATGTGTTGTTTCAATTTGACAGATAATTCCGAGCTAATAGAGTCAAAGGTACAGAAGTTGCAGGATATTCTGTTACAAATTAAGCAAGATGATAGATTTGATTTttcatggcttacttcttggcttcctaatttttcatggctaaAGCAGATGTTCCTTTTAATTGTAGCAGGTATATGTATTTTCCTAATGATTTGTTGTGGAGAGCAATGTGTACCTATGTGCTGTGACTCACTCAAGAAGTTGATACCTACCCCTGTCAACCGAGTGATGTTCATGAAACCTTCGGTCATGGATCCAATCCAGAAGAATTGA